GCGCTCAAGCCGGTCAACGGCACGCAATATGACTCGCTGAAGAACCTGCCGGAGCGTCCGCCGCGGATGTTCAGGCCGGGCGAGCCCGACCCGATCGGAGCCATGCTCAACACCATCGAAGCCGCGAGCGACCCCGATACGGTGACGGGCTCCGTGCCTCAGCCGGAGGACAATCAATGAGCGCCGCCGTTCCGGCCAAGCCCAAGGAAAAGCCGCCCGAGCCCTGGCGGCAGCGGCTGATCCGCAGCCTGCTCTACGGGCGCAACGTCGATCGCGCCGCGAAGGCGCGCGCACGCGTCGGCCTCGCCATGCTCGCCTTCGCCTCGGTCTACGTCCTGATCGGCGGCCGCCTCGTGATGTTTGCGATCGGTGCCGACGCCCACGGCGCCCGCCGTGCCGCGGCGCAGGAGGTGGTTGCGACCGCGCGTCCTGATATCGTCGACCGCAACGGCGCGATCTTGGCGACCGACGTCAAGGCGGCGAGCCTGTTCGGCGAGCCGCGCCGCATCATCGACAAGGACGAGGCGATCGAGCTTCTGACCGCCACCGTGCCCGACCTCGACGAGGCCGAGGTGCGCGAGCGCCTGAAGACGCGCAAGGGCTTCGTCTGGCTCAAGCGCGAGGTGACGCCGAAGCAGCAGCAGGACATCCACAAGCTCGGCATTCCCGGCATCGGCTTCCTGCGCGAGAACAAGCGCGTCTACCCCACCGGCAACGAGGTCGCCCACCTCATCGGTCTCGTCAATATCGACAACCAGGGCATCGCCGGCCTGGAGAAGTGGCTCGACAACCAGGGGCTCGCCGATCTCCACCGCGCCGGCTTTGCCACCGACCGGCTGCAAAAGCCGATCGAGCTCTCGGTCGATCTGCGCGTCGAGCACGCGCTCCGCGACGAGCTTTTGAAGGCCAAGGAGAAGTACCATACCAAGGCCGCCTCCGGCATCGTCTCGAATGTCAAGACCGGCGAGATCGTGGCGATGGTCTCGCTGCCGGACTTCGATCCCAACAATCCGAAGGAAGCGCACGACCCCGATCGCATCAACCGCCTGACCACCGGCGTCTACGAGATGGGATCGACCTTCAAGGCGTTCACGCTGGCGAT
This genomic stretch from Bradyrhizobium sp. CCGB12 harbors:
- a CDS encoding penicillin-binding protein 2 gives rise to the protein MSAAVPAKPKEKPPEPWRQRLIRSLLYGRNVDRAAKARARVGLAMLAFASVYVLIGGRLVMFAIGADAHGARRAAAQEVVATARPDIVDRNGAILATDVKAASLFGEPRRIIDKDEAIELLTATVPDLDEAEVRERLKTRKGFVWLKREVTPKQQQDIHKLGIPGIGFLRENKRVYPTGNEVAHLIGLVNIDNQGIAGLEKWLDNQGLADLHRAGFATDRLQKPIELSVDLRVEHALRDELLKAKEKYHTKAASGIVSNVKTGEIVAMVSLPDFDPNNPKEAHDPDRINRLTTGVYEMGSTFKAFTLAMALDSGKINLNSSWDARGNLHYGRFTIHDSHPLGRFINTKEVFTFSSNIGAARIALGQGVEAHKAFLAKMGQLTRLRTELPESAAPLVPRRWGELNTVTIAFGQGMSVAPLQAVMGINSLVNGGYLIPPTFMKRSESEAAALAKRVIKPETSDKMRFLMRLNAEIGTAKTADIKGYYVGGKTGTSEKVINGRYAKKRVLNSFTAIMPCDDPKYQILIMLDEPQAIPETKGFITSGWNAVPTGGKVIERIAPLLGVEPRFDLPPSERLILAASRTTQ